In one Pelecanus crispus isolate bPelCri1 chromosome 12, bPelCri1.pri, whole genome shotgun sequence genomic region, the following are encoded:
- the MRPL27 gene encoding large ribosomal subunit protein bL27m isoform X2 — protein MKGVLTTPQTSLVAVRYASKKTGGSSKNLGGRSPGKRYGFKKVEGAFVHAGNTLATQRLIRWHPGAHVGMGRNKTLYALEDGIVRYTKEVYIPPPRSSESREVICRLPKGAVLYKTFINVIPTTEVGSFKLVTML, from the exons ATGAAAGGAG TTCTAACTACTCCACAAACGAGCCTGGTTGCTGTCAGATACGCTTCTAAGAAAACTGGGGGCAGCTCAAAAAATTTAGGTGGCCGCAGCCCTGGGAAGCGCTACGGATTCAAAAAAGTAGAAG GTGCATTCGTGCACGCAGGCAACACTTTGGCTACGCAGCGGTTGATACGCTGGCATCCAGGGGCTCAT GTGGGGATGGGCCGTAACAAGACACTCTACGCCCTGGAGGACGGGATCGTGAGATACACCAAAGAGGTCTACATACCTCCGCCCCGCAGCAGCgagagcagggaagtgatctgTCGTCTACCCAAAGGAGCAGTTCTTTATAAAACCTTTATCAATGTTATCCCTACCACAGAAGTAGGAAGCTTTAAACTGGTCACCATGCTCTGA
- the MRPL27 gene encoding large ribosomal subunit protein bL27m isoform X1, whose product MATLRRLFLTTPQTSLVAVRYASKKTGGSSKNLGGRSPGKRYGFKKVEGAFVHAGNTLATQRLIRWHPGAHVGMGRNKTLYALEDGIVRYTKEVYIPPPRSSESREVICRLPKGAVLYKTFINVIPTTEVGSFKLVTML is encoded by the exons ATGGCGACGCTGCGGCGGCTGT TTCTAACTACTCCACAAACGAGCCTGGTTGCTGTCAGATACGCTTCTAAGAAAACTGGGGGCAGCTCAAAAAATTTAGGTGGCCGCAGCCCTGGGAAGCGCTACGGATTCAAAAAAGTAGAAG GTGCATTCGTGCACGCAGGCAACACTTTGGCTACGCAGCGGTTGATACGCTGGCATCCAGGGGCTCAT GTGGGGATGGGCCGTAACAAGACACTCTACGCCCTGGAGGACGGGATCGTGAGATACACCAAAGAGGTCTACATACCTCCGCCCCGCAGCAGCgagagcagggaagtgatctgTCGTCTACCCAAAGGAGCAGTTCTTTATAAAACCTTTATCAATGTTATCCCTACCACAGAAGTAGGAAGCTTTAAACTGGTCACCATGCTCTGA